From one Bacteroidota bacterium genomic stretch:
- a CDS encoding acyl-CoA-binding protein: MTLTEKFHDAAERVKTLTARPSNEQLLNLYALFKQATEGDVHGDKPGMFDFKGAAKYAAWESLKGQSADASMEQYVALVDHLIATVG, translated from the coding sequence CACTCACAGAAAAGTTTCACGACGCCGCAGAGCGGGTCAAAACCCTCACCGCAAGGCCGAGCAACGAACAATTGCTGAACCTGTACGCCCTCTTCAAGCAAGCCACCGAAGGCGATGTCCATGGCGACAAACCCGGCATGTTTGATTTCAAAGGCGCCGCCAAATACGCCGCTTGGGAAAGCCTCAAGGGTCAGTCTGCCGATGCCTCCATGGAACAATACGTGGCCCTTGTAGACCACCTGATCGCTACCGTCGGCTGA